Proteins from a genomic interval of Bradysia coprophila strain Holo2 chromosome X, BU_Bcop_v1, whole genome shotgun sequence:
- the LOC119081687 gene encoding probable serine/threonine-protein kinase kinX isoform X2, whose amino-acid sequence MDDQTHNSPPSSRKSSVLGKLDRPETPNRGSPYLTRSRKSSTLTEENIAMHNDTPTSKGAPTRRITRRMSQSNENPVVLTPMPQVAKRTRRSPSVASGDDLMSTPKKKFSVAQENVVIEEDETVEENKLESTGAGTNGSKIENEGDKENINTIVNGNASDETLQHKSPPDASDANKIGSVAEQPMEPTTLTETAPADSNELAVSTLNSAALPVEVSTKITESVNADVSATQTSSPPSTSESSDQNVTVNSQTTVAINDQSESDSPKLSESMLDIVRKFTSEMNATAEENLDTTSASLNFNDASIVELNDTVCEMKTPNKLAKISATDVIVVPETPNASIIIIPDTPIQTQKSSITETPKLNPSTVQSIQQVDSPKTPVQVKTSVTNDGIGRVTRLSMLKTPKVLPSAVQAVQQVDSPKTPVQVKNTVTPDDTPLAIPKTVPVTQQLNSVTSLQQTAVTTPVAIRETANTVLDVIPSTPNSVLNVTESEEENLLRTPPTPSKPASELKSNVEVTKDVTSDNTPNTLELEADPAETAPLQNGNVDENTESKWGSSIRRKSDGKPIDKFGVTKLSAETATSKPIKNTSTVHIVDTSDEESCDDEDSNNESGSRNMFLDDEAMESNGEASMDEDERKFLEENEIPEEGISLGSESDEAMSEEEESDDSFIVSDSSVQLLDGTGDDIGNESVKHDTSVNKSKRGNKILDTSDEESKEEPKKSSKKRRPDSSLNRTAKYSRVDDDDDDEDDQHNNVNESGDEDELANLDVEPKKTRSSKRLSESTSLSKKDTKRLSLHPNMKLSSLESNGQETDVNKSDSLEADDNSEEDVTQELANLDEEPKRITRSKRHSESFESSKKDNKRMSLHPNTKLSSVKLVQKENELSSVNLNQDESTEDGAPTTAEESSRAIVEEELANLDNEPKKSKNKKRLSELNSVSKKEMKRLSLHPNTKLSSVESNEGGQEQNRAQQQQSKADENDSTGATIVLEDGQDIAEELANLDDEPKITGKSKRLSDSMPTSKNDTKRLSLHPNAKLNRSGFDFKVFASTVISAETNDTEKVIASAVPNTAANDQSAPDAGQQTMDVERSVEEIQARCDEVLQQVNETRRLEKLNKQPMQEDKYQRLKDKKAAKLKEKREKEAREKEREAQAEAQRQLKRDKKSKIAQLTEQEKRKAIQKAIDFSETIKARKAQHSIVVTGSSESTEEERIPSPVKTKKRKPKRLQILNEEPNQTKKKRRVVDTEQMPAKPEGFKANSIPVKSRGNKIKQKPEKDKEEGDTSAGSFTVEPMPKSSATPFVVTTLQYNPAIKFSSFKDKAISNSNVQRVSSAELLNRKKKQKKMQTN is encoded by the exons ATGGATGATCAGACTCATAACTCTCCACCGTCGTCCAGGAAATCGTCTGTGCTGGGTAAGCTTGACCGTCCCGAGACGCCGAACAGAGGCAGTCCCTACCTGACGCGATCGCGTAAAAGTTCAACTTTGACTGAAGAGAATATCGCAATGCACAATGACACGCCAACCAGTAAAGGTGCTCCTACCAGACGAATCACTCGACGAATGTCACAAAGCAACGAGAATCCCGTTGTTTTAACACCAATGCCACAAGTAGCGAAACGAACCAGACGTTCACCAAGTGTTGCGAGCGGTGATGATTTAATGTCTACGCCGAAAAAGAAGTTCTCTGTGGCGCAGGAGAATGTCGTCATTGAGGAAGATGAAACAGTAGAGGAAAATAAACTGGAATCAACAGGTGCTGGCACAAATGgatctaaaattgaaaatgaaggtGACAAGGAGAATATTAACACAATTGTCAATGGGAATGCATCGGACGAAACACTGCAACACAAGTCACCACCGGATGCAAGCGATGCCAATAAAATAGGTTCGGTAGCGGAACAGCCAATGGAACCAACTACTTTAACGGAAACTGCACCAGCCGATTCTAATGAGCTAGCGGTAAGCACTTTAAATTCAGCCGCACTTCCTGTTGAGGTTTCCACAAAGATTACAGAGTCCGTTAATGCGGATGTCTCG GCCACACAAACCAGTAGCCCACCATCTACATCAGAATCATCGGATCAGAATGTAACTGTTAATTCACAGACTACAGTTGCAATCAATGACCAATCTGAATCTGACTCACCAAAGTTATCCGAATCAATGCTTGACATTGTTCGAAAGTTCACATCAGAAATG AATGCAACAGCAGAAGAAAATCTGGACACGACGAGTGCATCGCTAAATTTCAATGATGCTTCTATCGTGGAGCTGAATGACACTGTTTGCGAAATGAAGACACCAAACAAATTAGCTAAGATTTCTGCCACAGATGTGATTGTCGTTCCGGAAACACCAAATGCGTCGATTATCATCATTCCTGACACTCCAATCCAAACACAAAAGTCTTCAATCACGGAAACTCCGAAATTGAATCCATCCACTGTGCAGTCTATTCAGCAGGTAGATTCGCCGAAGACTCCAGTTCAGGTGAAAACATCAGTTACGAATGACGGTATTGGTCGTGTTACTCGTTTGTCTATGTTAAAGACACCAAAAGTTCTTCCATCGGCTGTACAGGCTGTTCAACAGGTGGATTCGCCGAAAACTCCAGTTCAGGTGAAAAATACTGTGACGCCTGACGATACTCCTTTGGCGATTCCAAAAACTGTTCCGGTGACGCAGCAGTTAAATTCTGTAACATCACTTCAGCAGACTGCCGTTACCACGCCTGTGGCTATCCGAGAAACTGCGAATACTGTTTTGGATGTTATACCATCAACTCCGAATTCCGTACTGAATGTGACAGAATCGGAAGAAGAAAATCTGTTAAGGACTCCTCCAACTCCATCAAAACCAGCTTCAGAACTTAAGTCTAACGTCGAGGTTACGAAAGATGTTACATCTGATAACACTCCTAACACACTGGAACTGGAAGCGGACCCAGCAGAGACTGCGCCATTACAAAACGGAAATGTAGACGAAAATACTGAATCGAAATGGGGCAGCTCAATTCGTCGTAAATCAGATGGAAAACCGATCGACAAATTTGGAGTCACCAAATTGAGTGCAGAAACGGCAACTTCGAAACCGATCAAGAACACATCAACTGTTCACATTGTAGATACAAGCGACGAGGAATCTTGTGACGATGAGGATTCGAACAATGAAAGTGGATCTCGTAACATGTTTCTTGATGATGAAGCTATGGAGAGTAATGGAGAAGCGTCAATGGATGAGGATGAAAGAAAGTTCTTGGAAGAAAACGAGATTCCGGAGGAAGGAATATCGCTTGGATCCGAAAGTGACGAAGCAATGTCCGAAGAAGAGGAATCAGATGATTCCTTCATTGTTTCTGATTCGTCTGTGCAATTGCTCGATGGTACTGGTGATGATATTGGAAACGAGTCCGTGAAACATGATACATCGGTAAATAAATCGAAGCGAGGCAACAAGATTCTTGACACCAGCGACGAAGAGTCTAAAGAAGAACCAAAGAAGTCATCTAAGAAAAGACGTCCCGACAGCTCGTTGAATCGCACCGCCAAATACTCTAGAgtggatgatgatgatgatgatgaagatgatCAGCATAACAATGTCAACGAAAGTGGTGACGAAGATGAGCTGGCGAATTTGGACGTTGAACCGAAGAAAACTAGAAGCTCGAAAAGACTTTCCGAATCGACGTCACTATCGAAGAAAGACACAAAACGCCTAAGCCTTCATCCAAACATGAAACTCAGCTCTCTGGAGTCAAATGGCCAAGAAACGGATGTCAATAAAAGCGATTCACTCGAAGCGGATGACAACAGTGAGGAAGATGTTACCCAAGAATTAGCAAATTTGGATGAAGAACCGAAGAGGATCACTCGTTCAAAGAGACATTCTGAATCATTTGAGTCATCTAAAAAGGACAATAAACGAATGAGTTTACATCCAAATACAAAGCTCAGCAGCGTGAAACTGGTTCAGAAAGAAAATGAGCTCAGCAGCGTGAATTTGAATCAGGACGAAAGTACTGAGGATGGTGCTCCAACCACCGCTGAAGAAAGCAGCAGAGCGATTGTCGAAGAAGAACTAGCAAACCTAGataatgaaccgaaaaaatctaaaaacaaGAAGAGATTGTCGGAGCTGAACTCTGtttccaaaaaagaaatgaaacggCTGAGCCTTCACCCCAATACAAAGCTCAGTTCTGTGGAATCGAATGAAGGCGGACAAGAACAAAATCGCGCGCAACAACAACAGTCGAAAGCCGATGAAAATGATTCGACTGGAGCCACGATTGTTCTTGAAGATGGACAAGATATCGCAGAAGAATTAGCAAACCTGGACGACGAACCGAAGATAACAGGAAAGTCGAAGAGACTGTCTGATTCTATGCCCACCTCCAAAAACGATACGAAACGATTAAGTCTGCACCCCAATGCAAAATTGAATCGGTCCGGATTCGATTTTAAAGTGTTTGCATCCACAGTTATCTCAGCTGAAACGAATGATACTGAAAAAGTTATTGCATCCGCCGTTCCCAATACTGCGGCAAATGATCAATCTGCACCTGATGCCGGTCAACAAACAATGGATGTAGAACGTTCGGTTGAAGAAATCCAAGCTAGATGCGACGAGGTACTACAACAGGTGAACGAAACTAGACGGctcgaaaaattgaataaacaaCCT atgcaGGAGGACAAATATCAGAGACTCAAGGATAAGAAGGCTGccaaattgaaagaaaaaagagaGAAGGAAGCCCGAGAAAAGGAACGAGAAGCACAGGCTGAAGCACAGCGTCAATTGAAACGAGACAAAAAATCGAAGATAGCACAGCTAACAG agCAAGAAAAACGCAAAGCCATTCAAAAAGCCATCGACTTTAGCGAAACGATTAAAGCAAGAAAGGCTCAACATTCCATTGTAGTGACAGGAAGTAGCGAATCAACGGAGGAAGAACGGATACCGTCTCCTGTTAAAACTAAAAAGCGAAAACCGAAACGACTACAGATCTTGAATGAAGAACCCAAtcaaacgaagaagaaaagacGTGTCGTGGACACCGAGCAAATGCCGGCAAAGCCAGAGGGATTCAAAGCTAACTCAATTCCAGTCAAGTCTAGAGGTAATAAAATCAAGCAGAAGCCTGAAAAAGATAAGGAGGAGGGAGATACAAGCGCTGGTAGCTTTACAGTAGAACCGATGCCAAAAAGTTCAGCCACTCCGTTTGTCGTAACTACTTTACAGTATAATCCAGCGATCAAATTCAGTTCATTTAAAGATAAAGCGATTTCCAATTCAAATGTGCAGCGCGTTAGTTCTGCCGAGCTTTTGAAtcgtaaaaagaaacaaaagaagatGCAAACTAATTGA
- the LOC119081687 gene encoding probable serine/threonine-protein kinase kinX isoform X1, which translates to MDDQTHNSPPSSRKSSVLGKLDRPETPNRGSPYLTRSRKSSTLTEENIAMHNDTPTSKGAPTRRITRRMSQSNENPVVLTPMPQVAKRTRRSPSVASGDDLMSTPKKKFSVAQENVVIEEDETVEENKLESTGAGTNGSKIENEGDKENINTIVNGNASDETLQHKSPPDASDANKIGSVAEQPMEPTTLTETAPADSNELAVSTLNSAALPVEVSTKITESVNADVSATQTSSPPSTSESSDQNVTVNSQTTVAINDQSESDSPKLSESMLDIVRKFTSEMNATAEENLDTTSASLNFNDASIVELNDTVCEMKTPNKLAKISATDVIVVPETPNASIIIIPDTPIQTQKSSITETPKLNPSTVQSIQQVDSPKTPVQVKTSVTNDGIGRVTRLSMLKTPKVLPSAVQAVQQVDSPKTPVQVKNTVTPDDTPLAIPKTVPVTQQLNSVTSLQQTAVTTPVAIRETANTVLDVIPSTPNSVLNVTESEEENLLRTPPTPSKPASELKSNVEVTKDVTSDNTPNTLELEADPAETAPLQNGNVDENTESKWGSSIRRKSDGKPIDKFGVTKLSAETATSKPIKNTSTVHIVDTSDEESCDDEDSNNESGSRNMFLDDEAMESNGEASMDEDERKFLEENEIPEEGISLGSESDEAMSEEEESDDSFIVSDSSVQLLDGTGDDIGNESVKHDTSVNKSKRGNKILDTSDEESKEEPKKSSKKRRPDSSLNRTAKYSRVDDDDDDEDDQHNNVNESGDEDELANLDVEPKKTRSSKRLSESTSLSKKDTKRLSLHPNMKLSSLESNGQETDVNKSDSLEADDNSEEDVTQELANLDEEPKRITRSKRHSESFESSKKDNKRMSLHPNTKLSSVKLVQKENELSSVNLNQDESTEDGAPTTAEESSRAIVEEELANLDNEPKKSKNKKRLSELNSVSKKEMKRLSLHPNTKLSSVESNEGGQEQNRAQQQQSKADENDSTGATIVLEDGQDIAEELANLDDEPKITGKSKRLSDSMPTSKNDTKRLSLHPNAKLNRSGFDFKVFASTVISAETNDTEKVIASAVPNTAANDQSAPDAGQQTMDVERSVEEIQARCDEVLQQVNETRRLEKLNKQPMQEDKYQRLKDKKAAKLKEKREKEAREKEREAQAEAQRQLKRDKKSKIAQLTEQEKRKAIQKAIDFSETIKARKAQHSIVVTGSSESTEEERIPSPVKTKKRKPKRLQILNEEPNQTKKKRRVVDTEQMPAKPEGFKANSIPVKSRGNKIKQKPEKDKEEGDTSAGSFTVEPMPKSSATPFVVTTLQYNPAIKFSSFKDKAISNSNVQRVSSAELLNRKKKQKKMQTN; encoded by the exons ATGGATGATCAGACTCATAACTCTCCACCGTCGTCCAGGAAATCGTCTGTGCTGGGTAAGCTTGACCGTCCCGAGACGCCGAACAGAGGCAGTCCCTACCTGACGCGATCGCGTAAAAGTTCAACTTTGACTGAAGAGAATATCGCAATGCACAATGACACGCCAACCAGTAAAGGTGCTCCTACCAGACGAATCACTCGACGAATGTCACAAAGCAACGAGAATCCCGTTGTTTTAACACCAATGCCACAAGTAGCGAAACGAACCAGACGTTCACCAAGTGTTGCGAGCGGTGATGATTTAATGTCTACGCCGAAAAAGAAGTTCTCTGTGGCGCAGGAGAATGTCGTCATTGAGGAAGATGAAACAGTAGAGGAAAATAAACTGGAATCAACAGGTGCTGGCACAAATGgatctaaaattgaaaatgaaggtGACAAGGAGAATATTAACACAATTGTCAATGGGAATGCATCGGACGAAACACTGCAACACAAGTCACCACCGGATGCAAGCGATGCCAATAAAATAGGTTCGGTAGCGGAACAGCCAATGGAACCAACTACTTTAACGGAAACTGCACCAGCCGATTCTAATGAGCTAGCGGTAAGCACTTTAAATTCAGCCGCACTTCCTGTTGAGGTTTCCACAAAGATTACAGAGTCCGTTAATGCGGATGTCTCG GCCACACAAACCAGTAGCCCACCATCTACATCAGAATCATCGGATCAGAATGTAACTGTTAATTCACAGACTACAGTTGCAATCAATGACCAATCTGAATCTGACTCACCAAAGTTATCCGAATCAATGCTTGACATTGTTCGAAAGTTCACATCAGAAATG AATGCAACAGCAGAAGAAAATCTGGACACGACGAGTGCATCGCTAAATTTCAATGATGCTTCTATCGTGGAGCTGAATGACACTGTTTGCGAAATGAAGACACCAAACAAATTAGCTAAGATTTCTGCCACAGATGTGATTGTCGTTCCGGAAACACCAAATGCGTCGATTATCATCATTCCTGACACTCCAATCCAAACACAAAAGTCTTCAATCACGGAAACTCCGAAATTGAATCCATCCACTGTGCAGTCTATTCAGCAGGTAGATTCGCCGAAGACTCCAGTTCAGGTGAAAACATCAGTTACGAATGACGGTATTGGTCGTGTTACTCGTTTGTCTATGTTAAAGACACCAAAAGTTCTTCCATCGGCTGTACAGGCTGTTCAACAGGTGGATTCGCCGAAAACTCCAGTTCAGGTGAAAAATACTGTGACGCCTGACGATACTCCTTTGGCGATTCCAAAAACTGTTCCGGTGACGCAGCAGTTAAATTCTGTAACATCACTTCAGCAGACTGCCGTTACCACGCCTGTGGCTATCCGAGAAACTGCGAATACTGTTTTGGATGTTATACCATCAACTCCGAATTCCGTACTGAATGTGACAGAATCGGAAGAAGAAAATCTGTTAAGGACTCCTCCAACTCCATCAAAACCAGCTTCAGAACTTAAGTCTAACGTCGAGGTTACGAAAGATGTTACATCTGATAACACTCCTAACACACTGGAACTGGAAGCGGACCCAGCAGAGACTGCGCCATTACAAAACGGAAATGTAGACGAAAATACTGAATCGAAATGGGGCAGCTCAATTCGTCGTAAATCAGATGGAAAACCGATCGACAAATTTGGAGTCACCAAATTGAGTGCAGAAACGGCAACTTCGAAACCGATCAAGAACACATCAACTGTTCACATTGTAGATACAAGCGACGAGGAATCTTGTGACGATGAGGATTCGAACAATGAAAGTGGATCTCGTAACATGTTTCTTGATGATGAAGCTATGGAGAGTAATGGAGAAGCGTCAATGGATGAGGATGAAAGAAAGTTCTTGGAAGAAAACGAGATTCCGGAGGAAGGAATATCGCTTGGATCCGAAAGTGACGAAGCAATGTCCGAAGAAGAGGAATCAGATGATTCCTTCATTGTTTCTGATTCGTCTGTGCAATTGCTCGATGGTACTGGTGATGATATTGGAAACGAGTCCGTGAAACATGATACATCGGTAAATAAATCGAAGCGAGGCAACAAGATTCTTGACACCAGCGACGAAGAGTCTAAAGAAGAACCAAAGAAGTCATCTAAGAAAAGACGTCCCGACAGCTCGTTGAATCGCACCGCCAAATACTCTAGAgtggatgatgatgatgatgatgaagatgatCAGCATAACAATGTCAACGAAAGTGGTGACGAAGATGAGCTGGCGAATTTGGACGTTGAACCGAAGAAAACTAGAAGCTCGAAAAGACTTTCCGAATCGACGTCACTATCGAAGAAAGACACAAAACGCCTAAGCCTTCATCCAAACATGAAACTCAGCTCTCTGGAGTCAAATGGCCAAGAAACGGATGTCAATAAAAGCGATTCACTCGAAGCGGATGACAACAGTGAGGAAGATGTTACCCAAGAATTAGCAAATTTGGATGAAGAACCGAAGAGGATCACTCGTTCAAAGAGACATTCTGAATCATTTGAGTCATCTAAAAAGGACAATAAACGAATGAGTTTACATCCAAATACAAAGCTCAGCAGCGTGAAACTGGTTCAGAAAGAAAATGAGCTCAGCAGCGTGAATTTGAATCAGGACGAAAGTACTGAGGATGGTGCTCCAACCACCGCTGAAGAAAGCAGCAGAGCGATTGTCGAAGAAGAACTAGCAAACCTAGataatgaaccgaaaaaatctaaaaacaaGAAGAGATTGTCGGAGCTGAACTCTGtttccaaaaaagaaatgaaacggCTGAGCCTTCACCCCAATACAAAGCTCAGTTCTGTGGAATCGAATGAAGGCGGACAAGAACAAAATCGCGCGCAACAACAACAGTCGAAAGCCGATGAAAATGATTCGACTGGAGCCACGATTGTTCTTGAAGATGGACAAGATATCGCAGAAGAATTAGCAAACCTGGACGACGAACCGAAGATAACAGGAAAGTCGAAGAGACTGTCTGATTCTATGCCCACCTCCAAAAACGATACGAAACGATTAAGTCTGCACCCCAATGCAAAATTGAATCGGTCCGGATTCGATTTTAAAGTGTTTGCATCCACAGTTATCTCAGCTGAAACGAATGATACTGAAAAAGTTATTGCATCCGCCGTTCCCAATACTGCGGCAAATGATCAATCTGCACCTGATGCCGGTCAACAAACAATGGATGTAGAACGTTCGGTTGAAGAAATCCAAGCTAGATGCGACGAGGTACTACAACAGGTGAACGAAACTAGACGGctcgaaaaattgaataaacaaCCTATGCAG GAGGACAAATATCAGAGACTCAAGGATAAGAAGGCTGccaaattgaaagaaaaaagagaGAAGGAAGCCCGAGAAAAGGAACGAGAAGCACAGGCTGAAGCACAGCGTCAATTGAAACGAGACAAAAAATCGAAGATAGCACAGCTAACAG agCAAGAAAAACGCAAAGCCATTCAAAAAGCCATCGACTTTAGCGAAACGATTAAAGCAAGAAAGGCTCAACATTCCATTGTAGTGACAGGAAGTAGCGAATCAACGGAGGAAGAACGGATACCGTCTCCTGTTAAAACTAAAAAGCGAAAACCGAAACGACTACAGATCTTGAATGAAGAACCCAAtcaaacgaagaagaaaagacGTGTCGTGGACACCGAGCAAATGCCGGCAAAGCCAGAGGGATTCAAAGCTAACTCAATTCCAGTCAAGTCTAGAGGTAATAAAATCAAGCAGAAGCCTGAAAAAGATAAGGAGGAGGGAGATACAAGCGCTGGTAGCTTTACAGTAGAACCGATGCCAAAAAGTTCAGCCACTCCGTTTGTCGTAACTACTTTACAGTATAATCCAGCGATCAAATTCAGTTCATTTAAAGATAAAGCGATTTCCAATTCAAATGTGCAGCGCGTTAGTTCTGCCGAGCTTTTGAAtcgtaaaaagaaacaaaagaagatGCAAACTAATTGA